From Prosthecobacter sp., the proteins below share one genomic window:
- a CDS encoding alpha/beta hydrolase produces the protein MKLFSILLIALCGASLAAEKPAKAKGGIGADAPAGKPYIYKTSAGKERQMEIYFPPNHDPAKSKVPGMILFHGGGWGGGSLGQFRIACAYFASRGLVCATSEYQMLNKADAAKLPAGETRKRVCVTDAKSAIRWFKQHAGELGIDPQRIITGGGSAGGHISALATMNPGLNDPADPTDIDTSIVAYLWFNPAFATDDDKDPEIDILRHLKADLPPAIAFFGDQDSWKKGWDTAHAKWKSLGTKTIDLQIAPGQAHSFFNKDPWQTVTLIAADKFLVKHGLLTGEPTKTMPASGETLDPAQP, from the coding sequence ATGAAACTCTTCTCCATCCTCCTCATCGCCCTCTGTGGTGCATCGCTTGCCGCTGAAAAGCCCGCCAAAGCCAAAGGCGGCATTGGTGCCGATGCTCCAGCCGGCAAACCCTACATCTACAAGACCTCTGCTGGCAAAGAGCGCCAGATGGAGATCTACTTTCCGCCGAATCACGATCCCGCGAAGTCGAAGGTGCCCGGCATGATCCTTTTCCACGGCGGCGGATGGGGCGGCGGCTCGTTGGGGCAATTCCGCATCGCCTGCGCTTACTTTGCCAGTCGTGGACTCGTCTGCGCCACGTCGGAGTATCAGATGCTCAACAAGGCCGATGCCGCGAAACTGCCCGCAGGCGAAACACGCAAGCGTGTGTGCGTCACCGACGCCAAAAGCGCCATCCGTTGGTTCAAACAACACGCAGGCGAACTCGGCATCGACCCGCAGCGCATCATCACCGGCGGCGGATCGGCCGGCGGACACATCAGCGCCCTTGCCACGATGAATCCCGGCCTCAACGACCCCGCCGACCCAACGGACATCGACACCAGCATCGTCGCCTACCTATGGTTCAATCCCGCCTTCGCCACCGATGACGACAAAGACCCCGAAATCGACATACTGCGCCATCTGAAGGCCGATCTCCCGCCCGCCATCGCCTTCTTCGGCGATCAGGACTCCTGGAAAAAAGGCTGGGACACCGCCCACGCCAAATGGAAGTCCCTCGGCACGAAAACCATCGATCTCCAGATCGCCCCCGGTCAGGCGCACAGCTTCTTCAACAAAGACCCCTGGCAAACCGTCACCCTCATCGCCGCCGACAAGTTCCTCGTGAAACACGGCCTCCTCACCGGCGAACCAACGAAGACGATGCCCGCGAGCGGCGAGACGCTGGATCCAGCACAGCCTTGA
- a CDS encoding sulfatase-like hydrolase/transferase yields MKLLALLLSSFVILHSSFSAQPNIILIMADDFGYECVTANGGESYQTPHLDRLAANGMRFEHCHSQPLCTPTRVQLMTGKYNVRNYLNFGTLVRTETTFGHLMKKAGYATGICGKWQLGREKDSPQHFGFDESLLWQQTRRPPRYANPGLELNGEEKEYPQGSYGPTLINDFALEFVTRHQEKPFFLYYPMILTHDPYQPTPDSADWDPKISSEAKQRDVKHFAEMVAYMDKMIGRLDAKLGELGIRDNTLLLFTGDNGTGKGATSRFKGADFPGGKGSTTHSGHHVPLIASWPAVMKQGRVNRDLVSCADFLPTLCAAAGASVPEGLDGISFLPQLRGETGTPREAIYMWYSPRQGNDPKVKELAFDHRHKLYRTGELYDLQSDPMEKTPLTGDQPARAKLQVVLNQYTEARPAELDRQFETATPKTPKKGKKKNKAK; encoded by the coding sequence ATGAAGCTCCTCGCCCTCCTCCTTTCGTCATTCGTCATTCTACATTCGTCATTTTCGGCGCAGCCGAACATCATCCTCATCATGGCCGATGACTTCGGCTATGAATGCGTCACCGCGAACGGCGGCGAATCGTATCAGACGCCGCATCTCGACCGCCTCGCGGCGAACGGCATGCGCTTCGAGCACTGCCACTCGCAGCCGCTTTGCACACCCACACGTGTGCAGCTCATGACGGGCAAATACAACGTGCGGAATTACCTGAACTTCGGCACGCTCGTGCGCACAGAGACGACCTTTGGGCATCTCATGAAGAAAGCGGGTTATGCCACCGGCATCTGCGGCAAATGGCAGCTCGGGCGCGAGAAAGACTCGCCGCAGCATTTCGGATTCGATGAGTCGCTGCTCTGGCAGCAGACACGCCGCCCGCCGCGCTATGCGAATCCCGGCCTCGAACTTAACGGCGAGGAAAAAGAATACCCGCAGGGCAGCTACGGCCCCACGCTCATCAATGACTTCGCGCTCGAATTCGTCACGCGGCACCAGGAGAAGCCCTTCTTCCTCTACTACCCGATGATCCTCACGCACGATCCCTACCAGCCCACTCCGGACAGCGCAGACTGGGATCCCAAGATCAGCAGCGAGGCCAAGCAGCGCGATGTGAAGCACTTCGCCGAGATGGTGGCCTACATGGACAAGATGATCGGTCGTCTTGATGCAAAGCTCGGCGAGCTGGGCATCCGCGACAACACGCTGCTCCTCTTCACCGGCGACAACGGCACCGGCAAGGGCGCGACGTCCCGTTTCAAGGGCGCCGACTTCCCCGGCGGCAAGGGCAGCACCACACACAGCGGTCATCATGTGCCTCTCATCGCAAGCTGGCCCGCCGTGATGAAGCAGGGCCGCGTGAACCGCGACCTCGTCAGTTGCGCCGACTTTCTCCCGACTCTCTGCGCCGCCGCCGGAGCTTCGGTGCCCGAGGGCCTCGACGGCATCAGCTTTCTCCCCCAGCTCCGTGGTGAAACGGGCACGCCGCGTGAGGCCATTTACATGTGGTATTCGCCGCGCCAGGGAAACGATCCCAAAGTGAAGGAGCTGGCCTTCGATCATCGCCACAAGCTCTATCGCACCGGCGAGCTTTATGACCTTCAATCCGATCCCATGGAGAAAACACCGCTGACTGGCGATCAACCCGCCAGAGCCAAACTCCAGGTCGTCCTCAATCAATACACAGAAGCTCGTCCCGCCGAACTCGATCGCCAGTTTGAGACGGCGACACCCAAAACTCCGAAGAAGGGCAAAAAGAAGAACAAGGCCAAGTGA
- a CDS encoding right-handed parallel beta-helix repeat-containing protein: protein MRHLLALLLLANASAAELSVTSYPSIQAALDANPNRMIFVPAGDYVITDKIRVRGERSGLFGPGRIIQQNAEQPVIVVEDAKEAEIRDLTLTRPEGKMETRQEGIVAIKCRDLVIDNVRVIDNRSPAGAIAVRESQNCRISRCLVRNYMRLSVDDRTANKDLGYAFNCTDGTGISVSYSTGTLIEGNRVTEDNMKPTPELKAKHKLGDWIKKNAEKGSIVNQATWDLSYTDAWQQGSGIIVTAPMVSDLTRILGNHIENAAQGIDLHTDHVIVSNNIIVNSFMGMKAMHGSRNVLITGNQFTRNSLWAIGLMPGAAANAENFDGGSIIANNIISDFGHGDAHWIWGDERSPFKFDTGQQPDDPPLTDVIITGNVVHSIGKPRYKYAVIIAGGPNTPRGMHFSNNLFPAGAQGISNTDLPP from the coding sequence ATGCGCCATCTCCTTGCCCTCCTCCTGCTCGCCAACGCGTCTGCCGCCGAGCTTTCTGTCACCTCGTATCCGTCCATCCAGGCCGCTTTGGATGCGAATCCAAACCGGATGATCTTCGTCCCCGCAGGCGACTATGTGATCACTGACAAGATTCGTGTGCGTGGTGAGCGCAGCGGGCTTTTTGGGCCGGGTCGCATCATTCAGCAGAATGCGGAGCAGCCGGTCATCGTCGTCGAGGACGCGAAGGAGGCAGAGATTCGTGATCTGACGCTCACGAGGCCTGAAGGGAAGATGGAGACACGTCAGGAAGGCATCGTGGCGATCAAATGCCGCGATCTCGTCATCGACAATGTCCGGGTCATAGACAATCGCAGCCCCGCCGGTGCGATCGCCGTGCGCGAAAGCCAGAACTGCCGCATCAGCCGTTGCCTGGTGCGGAATTACATGCGCTTGAGCGTGGACGACCGCACGGCGAACAAAGACCTCGGCTATGCCTTCAACTGCACGGACGGCACCGGCATCAGCGTGAGTTACAGCACCGGCACATTGATCGAGGGCAATCGTGTGACTGAAGACAACATGAAGCCAACGCCCGAACTCAAGGCGAAGCACAAGCTGGGCGACTGGATCAAGAAGAACGCGGAGAAGGGCAGCATCGTCAATCAAGCCACTTGGGACCTCAGCTACACCGACGCATGGCAGCAGGGCAGCGGCATCATCGTCACCGCTCCCATGGTGAGCGACCTCACACGCATCCTCGGCAATCACATCGAAAACGCCGCGCAGGGCATCGACCTGCACACCGATCACGTCATTGTGAGCAACAACATCATCGTGAACTCCTTCATGGGCATGAAAGCGATGCACGGCAGCCGCAACGTGCTCATCACGGGCAATCAGTTCACACGAAACAGCCTCTGGGCCATCGGCCTGATGCCTGGAGCCGCTGCGAACGCGGAGAACTTTGACGGCGGCTCGATCATCGCGAACAACATCATCTCCGACTTCGGCCATGGTGACGCGCACTGGATCTGGGGCGACGAACGCTCGCCCTTCAAGTTCGATACCGGCCAGCAGCCGGACGATCCGCCGCTCACCGATGTGATCATCACCGGCAACGTCGTCCACAGCATCGGCAAACCGCGCTACAAATACGCCGTCATCATCGCTGGCGGCCCGAACACACCACGCGGCATGCATTTCTCCAACAACCTCTTCCCAGCAGGCGCACAGGGCATTTCCAACACTGATCTTCCACCATGA
- a CDS encoding sulfatase: MKFLSLLLILLSSLHLAGAGSFAAEPRPNILFLFADDQRHDTLSCAGHPIVQTPTIDRLAADGVRFSNAHVTTAVCWVSRAVVLTSQWARTHGKRDAVPQVLPESLTTMFPEVLRQAGYRTGHFGKWHMIAPPGFKPEEHYDEYEAIGRNPYFKTMPDGSKRHETDIVCDRGIEFIKSQPKDKPFCLNLWFNAAHAEDNDHRPGIGLYPWPPSVDGMYEDRSIPPPRLGDAAIFDAHPQFLKDSINRERFFWGYDTPEKYETNVRAYYRMISGIDKAISRVLAALKEAGLADNTIIVYSADNGYYLGDRGFQGKWSHYEEALRIPMIVCDPRLPQEKRGKVCDDLVLNADLAPTFLDWAGVNRPDAYEGRSLSTLIEGKGSDKPWRTHFFCEHVDLAPTLTWEGIRDQRYVYARYFDQQPVFEFLHDLQTDRDELKNLATDPAQAETLKKMRALCDAEMNARGGALLPSDQRGSKKPAKGKAKKK, translated from the coding sequence ATGAAGTTCCTTAGCCTCCTGCTTATCCTTCTTTCGTCATTGCATCTCGCAGGCGCGGGATCATTCGCCGCAGAGCCGCGTCCGAACATCCTTTTTCTCTTCGCCGATGATCAGCGCCACGACACGCTGAGCTGCGCAGGACATCCCATCGTGCAGACGCCGACGATTGATCGTCTCGCAGCCGATGGTGTGCGCTTCAGCAATGCGCATGTCACCACCGCCGTCTGCTGGGTGAGCCGCGCTGTCGTGCTCACCAGCCAGTGGGCGCGCACGCATGGGAAGCGCGATGCGGTGCCGCAGGTGTTGCCGGAATCCTTGACCACGATGTTCCCTGAGGTGCTGCGACAGGCGGGCTATCGCACCGGGCACTTTGGCAAGTGGCACATGATTGCGCCACCGGGATTCAAGCCCGAGGAACACTACGACGAGTACGAGGCCATCGGCCGCAATCCCTACTTCAAGACCATGCCGGATGGCTCGAAACGCCATGAGACCGACATCGTGTGTGATCGCGGCATTGAGTTCATCAAGTCACAGCCAAAAGACAAGCCCTTCTGCCTGAATCTGTGGTTCAACGCCGCTCATGCTGAAGACAACGATCATCGTCCAGGCATTGGTTTGTATCCGTGGCCGCCGTCTGTGGATGGCATGTATGAGGACCGCAGCATTCCGCCGCCGCGCCTTGGCGATGCGGCCATCTTTGACGCGCATCCGCAGTTCCTCAAAGACAGCATCAACCGCGAGCGCTTCTTCTGGGGCTATGACACACCGGAAAAGTATGAGACGAACGTGCGCGCCTACTACCGCATGATCAGTGGCATCGACAAAGCCATCTCGCGCGTGCTTGCCGCGCTCAAAGAAGCTGGTCTCGCCGACAACACGATCATCGTCTATTCCGCCGACAATGGCTACTACCTCGGAGATCGCGGCTTCCAGGGCAAATGGTCGCACTATGAGGAGGCGCTGCGCATTCCGATGATCGTCTGCGATCCACGTCTGCCCCAAGAGAAGCGTGGCAAAGTGTGCGACGACCTCGTGCTGAATGCCGACCTCGCTCCCACCTTCCTCGACTGGGCTGGTGTCAATCGTCCCGATGCATATGAAGGGCGCAGTCTCTCCACGTTGATCGAAGGCAAAGGCAGCGACAAACCCTGGCGCACACACTTCTTCTGCGAGCACGTCGATCTCGCTCCGACGCTGACGTGGGAAGGCATCCGTGATCAGCGCTATGTCTATGCGCGCTACTTCGACCAACAGCCCGTTTTCGAGTTCCTGCATGATTTGCAAACCGACCGCGATGAACTGAAGAACCTCGCCACCGATCCCGCGCAGGCCGAAACTTTGAAGAAAATGCGCGCGCTCTGCGACGCGGAGATGAACGCACGCGGCGGTGCCTTGCTCCCAAGTGATCAGCGCGGCTCCAAAAAGCCCGCCAAAGGCAAGGCGAAGAAGAAGTGA
- a CDS encoding alpha/beta hydrolase-fold protein has product MLRALVCLLLASTSLVFAQNAKKTKAAAEPPFSWVSPMNAESAKKILPVTVKHATFKSTSMGIDVGYYIYLPPGYETSQEKYPVVYHLHGGRPGAENKAVRLASYVDAAIQKGTIKPTIYVFPNGGPVSWFDMPEMKQGMGESVFVKELVPHIDAIYRTWGTREGRALEGYSQGGRGTTRIMFKHPELFLSVAPGGSGYGPEKHIQENDGYESEKLRFLPLGYNAWDIAKAYAERKDRPTLNILVWDGTKCFNYDFNLKFSAYLKELGIAHEFLSISDVPHTATGSYDVKGDDIMRHHQETFDQHRP; this is encoded by the coding sequence ATGCTCCGCGCCCTTGTTTGCCTCCTCCTTGCCTCCACCAGTCTTGTCTTCGCTCAAAACGCGAAGAAGACCAAAGCTGCGGCGGAACCGCCTTTCTCGTGGGTTTCGCCGATGAATGCGGAGTCGGCGAAGAAGATTCTGCCTGTGACAGTGAAACACGCGACCTTCAAAAGCACCTCGATGGGCATCGACGTCGGTTATTACATCTACCTGCCGCCGGGGTATGAAACGAGTCAGGAAAAGTATCCGGTGGTGTATCATCTGCATGGCGGGAGGCCGGGCGCGGAGAACAAAGCAGTTCGCCTCGCGAGTTATGTGGATGCGGCGATTCAAAAAGGCACGATCAAGCCCACGATCTATGTTTTCCCGAATGGCGGACCGGTGAGCTGGTTTGACATGCCGGAGATGAAGCAGGGCATGGGCGAAAGCGTCTTCGTGAAGGAGCTCGTGCCGCACATCGACGCCATCTATCGCACCTGGGGCACACGCGAGGGGCGAGCGCTGGAGGGTTACTCGCAAGGCGGACGCGGCACCACCCGCATCATGTTCAAGCACCCGGAGCTGTTTCTCTCCGTGGCACCTGGCGGCTCAGGCTACGGCCCGGAGAAGCACATCCAGGAAAACGACGGCTACGAGAGCGAGAAACTCCGCTTCCTGCCGCTCGGCTACAACGCGTGGGACATCGCGAAGGCTTACGCGGAACGCAAAGACCGCCCGACGCTAAACATCCTCGTCTGGGACGGCACGAAGTGCTTCAACTACGACTTCAATTTGAAATTCTCGGCCTACCTGAAGGAACTGGGCATCGCGCATGAGTTCCTCTCGATCTCCGATGTGCCGCACACCGCCACCGGCAGCTACGACGTGAAAGGCGACGACATCATGCGCCATCACCAGGAGACTTTTGATCAACACCGCCCCTGA
- a CDS encoding sulfatase-like hydrolase/transferase, protein MKHSSIWFLILLLAFVIPHSSFSAKPNLLFILVDDQSPFDLKMYNPQSTLQTPNLDKLAAQGMIFDGAYHMGSFSGAVCMPSRHMIMSGRTVWHLPPAPWGSKTSPPALEQQTIPAVFNHAGYATMRTCKMGNSYEAANKLFTVRKDASKRGGDDESGSTWHGDQVMNYLKDREAAKDATPFLIYYGFSHPHDTRDGRPELLAKYGATNHTDEANPPSLHSLQPPLPSNYLAKHPFDTTDSGVRDEVAVSGVWKRRDEASIRNEIGRQYACSENIDIQIGRVLKKLEEAGELDNTYIIYTADHGISIGRHGLMGKQNLYQHTWRVPFIVKGPGIAAGTRVEGNIYLLDVLATLCDLAGVTPPETNEGLSFKPVLEGKTKNIRDVLYGAYSGGSKPGMRCVKQGDWKLIRYEAPDRSVNETQLFNLAENPHELLPEHGKPNLATDPKHADKLKEMEALLLAEMRRLDDPYRYSNQPGDDLPTPPAKAAKAKKGKKAKE, encoded by the coding sequence ATGAAACACTCCTCAATCTGGTTTCTCATCCTCCTCTTGGCATTCGTCATCCCTCATTCGTCATTTTCGGCGAAGCCGAACCTTCTCTTCATCCTCGTGGATGACCAGTCGCCCTTTGATTTGAAGATGTACAATCCGCAATCGACGCTCCAAACGCCCAATTTGGACAAGCTGGCGGCGCAGGGGATGATCTTCGACGGAGCTTATCACATGGGCTCCTTCAGCGGCGCGGTGTGCATGCCTTCGCGCCATATGATCATGAGCGGTCGCACGGTGTGGCACCTGCCGCCCGCGCCTTGGGGATCGAAGACGAGTCCACCGGCGCTGGAGCAGCAGACGATCCCGGCGGTTTTCAATCACGCCGGCTATGCCACCATGCGCACCTGCAAGATGGGAAACAGCTACGAGGCCGCGAACAAGCTCTTCACCGTGCGCAAGGATGCCTCCAAACGCGGTGGTGATGATGAAAGCGGAAGCACCTGGCATGGCGACCAAGTCATGAATTACCTGAAGGATCGCGAAGCCGCGAAGGATGCGACGCCCTTCCTCATCTATTACGGTTTCTCGCACCCCCACGACACGCGCGATGGCAGACCGGAGCTGCTGGCGAAGTACGGTGCCACGAATCACACCGACGAAGCGAATCCGCCTTCGCTGCACAGCCTGCAACCACCGTTGCCCTCGAACTATCTCGCCAAGCACCCCTTTGACACCACCGACTCCGGCGTGCGCGACGAAGTGGCCGTCAGCGGCGTGTGGAAGCGCCGTGATGAGGCCAGCATTCGCAACGAAATCGGCCGCCAGTATGCATGCAGCGAGAACATCGACATTCAAATCGGTCGCGTCTTGAAGAAGCTCGAAGAAGCCGGCGAACTCGACAACACCTACATCATCTACACCGCCGACCATGGCATCTCGATCGGCCGCCATGGCCTCATGGGGAAACAAAACCTCTACCAGCACACCTGGCGCGTGCCCTTCATCGTCAAAGGCCCCGGCATCGCCGCCGGAACACGCGTGGAAGGCAACATCTACCTGCTCGACGTGCTCGCCACGCTCTGCGATCTCGCCGGTGTCACGCCGCCGGAGACAAACGAAGGCCTCAGTTTCAAGCCCGTGCTCGAAGGCAAAACGAAAAATATCCGCGACGTGCTTTACGGAGCTTACAGCGGCGGCAGCAAGCCCGGCATGAGGTGCGTGAAGCAGGGCGACTGGAAGCTCATCCGCTATGAGGCCCCGGATCGTAGCGTGAATGAAACGCAGCTCTTCAACCTCGCCGAAAACCCGCACGAACTGCTCCCGGAGCATGGCAAGCCAAACCTAGCCACCGATCCGAAGCACGCCGACAAGCTCAAGGAGATGGAAGCGCTGCTCCTCGCCGAAATGCGTCGGCTGGATGATCCCTACCGCTACTCAAATCAGCCCGGTGATGATCTGCCCACGCCGCCCGCCAAAGCCGCAAAGGCAAAGAAAGGGAAGAAGGCCAAGGAGTAA
- a CDS encoding DUF1501 domain-containing protein — protein sequence MNTSPLITRRHALQTAACGFGALALNGIATAASLPRGLHHTPRAKRVIFLFMHGGPSQVDTFDYKPKLQQMDGKKLPFAPAKNLDPSSTSQAKLLGSPWKFSQHGEAGLWGSDLFPEVSKRLDDLCVIRSMQSKGQSHGQAVCMIHTGADNFVRPSIGSWISYGLGSENADLPAFVSISPPATHGGPRNYGSAFLPAAHQGTTVGRAGKLGKDATFRFLDATGDSAGQMRKLDLLQAMNREHFERTRHAPVEGMIQSMELAFRMQREAPGVMDIENEPAHIKALYGIGDAVTDNYGRQCLLARRFAESGVRFIQVSTPNVWDQHSDLIKGHTKNAAAVDRPIAGLLADLKQRGMLEDTLVVWGGEFGRTPIVQGANGRDHNPQGFTMWLAGGGVKSGVAYGETDDFGYYAVKDKVHMHDLHATILHLLGIDHLKLTYRYAGRDFRLTDVYGEVVNGIFA from the coding sequence ATGAACACGTCTCCACTTATCACCCGCCGTCATGCCTTGCAGACCGCTGCCTGCGGATTCGGGGCGCTCGCGCTCAATGGCATCGCCACAGCGGCCAGTTTGCCGCGTGGACTGCATCACACGCCGCGGGCGAAGCGCGTCATCTTCCTCTTCATGCACGGTGGACCGTCGCAGGTGGACACGTTTGATTACAAACCGAAGCTCCAGCAGATGGACGGCAAGAAGCTGCCCTTTGCACCGGCGAAGAACCTCGATCCATCGTCCACGAGCCAGGCGAAGCTGCTCGGCTCGCCGTGGAAGTTTTCGCAGCATGGCGAAGCGGGCCTGTGGGGTAGCGATTTGTTCCCCGAAGTGTCGAAGCGACTCGATGACTTGTGTGTCATCCGTTCCATGCAGAGCAAAGGCCAGTCGCACGGCCAGGCGGTGTGCATGATCCACACGGGCGCGGACAATTTTGTGCGTCCGTCCATCGGCTCATGGATCAGCTACGGTCTCGGCAGCGAGAACGCCGACCTGCCCGCCTTTGTGAGCATCAGTCCGCCCGCCACGCATGGTGGCCCGCGTAATTACGGCAGCGCTTTCCTGCCCGCCGCACATCAAGGCACCACCGTCGGTCGTGCAGGCAAGTTGGGCAAAGACGCCACCTTCCGCTTTCTCGACGCCACTGGCGATTCCGCCGGTCAGATGCGCAAGCTCGATTTGCTCCAAGCGATGAACCGCGAGCACTTCGAGCGCACACGCCACGCACCGGTCGAGGGCATGATCCAGAGCATGGAACTCGCCTTCCGCATGCAGCGCGAGGCCCCCGGCGTCATGGACATCGAAAACGAGCCTGCGCACATCAAGGCGCTCTACGGCATCGGCGATGCGGTAACGGACAACTACGGTCGCCAGTGCCTGCTCGCGCGTCGCTTCGCCGAATCCGGCGTGCGCTTCATTCAAGTCAGCACACCGAACGTCTGGGACCAGCACTCCGATCTCATCAAAGGTCACACCAAGAACGCCGCCGCCGTGGATCGTCCCATCGCCGGTCTGCTCGCCGATTTGAAGCAACGCGGCATGCTGGAAGACACCCTCGTCGTCTGGGGCGGCGAGTTCGGCCGCACGCCCATCGTGCAAGGTGCGAACGGTCGCGATCACAACCCGCAGGGCTTCACCATGTGGCTCGCCGGTGGCGGCGTGAAATCCGGCGTCGCGTATGGCGAAACGGACGACTTCGGCTACTACGCTGTGAAGGACAAAGTCCACATGCACGACCTGCATGCGACCATCCTGCACCTCCTCGGCATCGATCACTTGAAGCTCACCTATCGCTACGCCGGAAGAGACTTCCGCCTCACCGATGTGTATGGCGAAGTGGTGAACGGGATTTTTGCATGA
- a CDS encoding arylsulfatase, with amino-acid sequence MKRLILIFFALGASLFAEKPNILYILADDLGYGDVQCLNPQRGKIATPHLDKLAAQGMTFTDAHSGSSVCTPTRYGLLTGRYAWRTRLQAGVLDGGNDEPLIAADRLTVAGLLKAQGYTTACIGKWHLGFQSKSATTKNDKKKGMGRAGLPVGAEIIGGPVTRGFDLFWGCSNARTMSALIEGDRVIETIEPITMLPRLGKRAVSYVQEHAADAKEGKPFFLYLPLTSPHTPILPTPEWQGKSGLGDYGDFVMMTDAIVGDVLNALDQAGLANNTFVFFTADNGCSPQAGTGKLEQQGHFASERLRGYKADIWDGGHRVPFFVRWPGKVKAGSQNAKLICHTDLMATCAEILGLKLPENAAEDSVSLLPALLGTESTSLRQSVVHHSINGRFAVREGRWKLCLCPGSGGWGKPGDADANRQGLPPVQLYDLNTDIAETKNLSAEHPDIVAKLTQQLEASIANGRSTPGAKQANDAAIVIFKSNKGAAAKK; translated from the coding sequence ATGAAGCGCCTCATTCTCATCTTCTTCGCCCTTGGCGCTTCGCTCTTCGCCGAAAAGCCCAACATCCTCTACATCCTCGCCGATGACCTCGGCTATGGCGATGTGCAGTGCCTGAATCCGCAGCGCGGGAAGATCGCCACACCGCACCTCGACAAGCTCGCGGCGCAGGGCATGACCTTCACGGATGCGCACAGCGGATCGTCCGTTTGCACACCCACACGCTACGGCTTGCTGACGGGGCGCTACGCGTGGCGCACACGCTTGCAAGCGGGTGTGCTCGATGGTGGCAATGACGAGCCGCTCATCGCCGCCGACCGGCTCACGGTGGCAGGTTTGCTGAAGGCGCAGGGCTACACCACGGCCTGCATCGGCAAGTGGCATCTCGGGTTTCAATCCAAGAGCGCGACGACCAAGAACGACAAAAAGAAAGGGATGGGCAGAGCCGGGCTGCCCGTCGGCGCGGAGATCATCGGCGGGCCGGTGACGCGTGGCTTCGATCTGTTCTGGGGCTGCTCAAATGCCCGCACCATGTCCGCCTTGATTGAGGGAGATCGTGTCATCGAAACCATCGAGCCAATCACCATGCTGCCGCGTCTCGGGAAGCGTGCCGTGAGTTATGTGCAGGAGCACGCCGCGGATGCGAAGGAAGGAAAACCCTTCTTTCTCTACCTGCCGCTCACCTCGCCGCACACGCCCATCCTGCCCACCCCCGAGTGGCAGGGAAAGAGCGGCCTCGGAGACTACGGCGACTTCGTCATGATGACCGATGCCATCGTCGGCGATGTGCTCAACGCGCTCGATCAGGCTGGCCTCGCGAACAACACGTTCGTTTTCTTCACCGCCGACAACGGCTGCTCACCCCAGGCTGGCACCGGCAAACTCGAACAGCAGGGCCACTTCGCCAGCGAGCGGCTTCGCGGCTACAAGGCCGACATCTGGGACGGCGGACATCGCGTGCCGTTCTTCGTCCGCTGGCCGGGCAAGGTAAAAGCAGGCTCGCAAAACGCCAAGCTCATCTGCCACACCGATTTGATGGCCACCTGCGCTGAAATCCTTGGCTTGAAGCTGCCAGAGAACGCTGCCGAAGACAGCGTGAGTCTGCTTCCTGCACTGCTCGGCACGGAAAGCACATCGCTTCGTCAAAGCGTCGTCCACCACAGCATCAATGGCCGCTTTGCCGTGCGTGAAGGCCGCTGGAAACTCTGCCTCTGTCCCGGCTCCGGCGGATGGGGAAAGCCCGGCGATGCCGACGCGAACAGACAAGGCCTGCCCCCGGTGCAACTCTACGATCTCAACACCGACATCGCCGAAACCAAAAACCTCAGCGCCGAGCATCCCGACATCGTCGCCAAACTCACGCAGCAACTCGAAGCCAGCATCGCCAACGGCCGCAGCACACCCGGCGCGAAGCAGGCCAATGATGCCGCGATTGTCATCTTCAAGTCGAACAAGGGCGCGGCAGCAAAGAAATAG